The sequence TTTGGCTCCCTTTTCTGGAAGCGCCCAGGGGCTCACCCCCAGCAAGACGCTGCCGTTCGTTTCCAACAGGACGTCCCTTTTCACCCGGTACTCCCCCGATGACTGGTACCGCTCCAACCTCACCAACTACAGGGAGTCGGAGACGTCCAGGCACAACTCGGAGAACCTCAGGGTCGACACCTCCCGCCTGATTCAGGACAAGTACCAGCAGACGAAGAAAACGCAGACGGAGAGCACCAAAAACCTGGGAGAGCGTGTCAATGACATCGACTTTTGGAAGTCGGAGCTCTGCCATGAGCTGGATGAGATGATCGGGGAGACCAACGCACTCTCAGACATGAAGAGGCGGCTGGAAAGAGCCCTGGCAGAGACCGAGGCCCCGCTCCAGGTGAGCGCTGTGCCCAGCAGGCTGCACACTGCAGACTGCTGCTGAGACATCTGCAGCCATTCAAACGTCTAATTAAGTTTCATTGGAGCCCCGTAATGTCTAGAAAGTTTTTATTAAGGGACCGTTAGTTAAGTCAGCAGTAAACAAGCCCCTCGCCATCTGCTGCATCCCCGATCAGTGCATGCTGAGCACATCAGAACACTATTTGCTtaaccaaatatttttattagcagTATATCCAACATCTTGGGTTGGGATAGGAAAGCCCATGTTGTGCTACGTGGCTCGGGTGAGGTCAGCTTCCAGCCAGACCCGGGTCCCCGTGCACAGCTGCGGGTGCACCAGGGCCACGTGCACTCCTCGTACAATGTAATGCTGATgttgcagctcagctgctcatTGCCAGCTAAACCCTGCCCTGGAcatgtttttcctctctgtgcccACCtccaatttcttttctcttacatTGCTGGAGGACAGgaccctgtccctgcagcttgGCATGTCCCCAACAGGTCGCTCAGGAGTGCTTGCTCCACCGGGAGAAGAGGATGGGCATCGACCTGGTGCACGACAACGTGGAGAAAGAGCTCTTCACAGTGAGTCTGGCAGCACAGAGCGTGTGCTAGAGCTCCTTCTGCCCAAACTGCCCTACCTGTCCCATAGCTGGCTCTTGGGCACTAATCCCCTCAGTCCCTGGGCCAAGGGATGGTGTGTCCATCAACAGCACGCCCACATTTTGGGGTAAGACTTTCCCTAACTTACTGGAAAGCAGCTGTGTCTTTGTGCAGCATGCAGAGGTCCTGGTCCCCCTTCAAGCAGTTTCTGTCCCCGTCTTCTTGCCCCGTGTCCTGCACCCCAGAGCCCTGCCCGCACAGCACCTACATGCATCTCAGCACACACAGATATGCACGTACAGATAGAGGGAGGCAGTGTGTGGCCAATggcttctctgcttttcccagctGTACTCGCCagtctaataaaaatattacatctacccccagctttgctttgctcagAGCAGCGCGGCTGCAGCAGGACTGCCGCTCTGTGTACTTAAGCAGTACATTTTATAGAAACCATAAAAACGTGCACTCCTGCCTGCCTTTATATAGTCTGCTTTAAATtatgaataaaagcaaacaagatgAGAGTTGGCACAGAAGATGGGATCCTAACCCAGGGCACAGCAAAGCACAATCACTGCGAGGGCCTCGTGAAGCTGGGAAGGAAACGGCAGCCCCTGGGACTGTGAAGCCACTGCTCTGTTAGAAGATTTTTTCTTATGAGTCAGGCCCTAAAAATTAGCAAATTGGTTTAAAGGTCATGagattttaggaaaataatCAGAGTTGGTATCTTTATAATGGCTGTTTGGATTTCAAGTGTTGAGGACACATTTAGGCCGTACTTTTCAGCTGGTTGTTACAAACCAGAGAGCTTAAAAATTACCTGTTTTGGAGCCTCCCTATCACTGCCTCCAGGATCCGGGGCTGCACAAACGTGACGGAGGTGTGCTGAAGTCAGGAGAGTGGTGAGCAGCACATGCCTTCCTCCAGCCTCATTCTTAGAAGTGGCTGGGAATTCGCACTGAAGGAAAATCCATCTCCTTGTCCCATTTGTGTGGGATCTCTCCTGGGGTAGAAAACATTCCGGGAGCAAAAAGGGCAGGTGCTGATTGGGGATGGTTGTGTAGCTCATCCAGGTAACTGCTATGAGCAGTCAGACCAGGTCAGGATCTGGCCCTGCTGCCACAGTGAGGCACTAAGCACTGCTTGGAGTGGAAACCAAGACAAGAAAATGCTTGGCCACCCCCCAAAAGTCAGGGCAAAGGCTGCGGCTGTGGCCATAGCACTGTCCTGTCCCCCTCCTGGTCACTACACCAGGGCTGGAGAGGCCCAAGGGGATGAGTGTGACCAGGACCAACGAGTGTGGACACTGACGTTGTTGTGCTTTGTCTCTGCCCAGGAGGTGGACGTCATCAGGTCGTGCCAGGAGAGGATGCAGCGCTTCCTGGACAGGGCGAAAGCCCAGCTCGCGTAaggggcagctcccagctcgTGTGGCAGGGCTGAAGTGACTTTGCAGCTGTAACGTGAACCCCAGCAGACCCCCACCCTTACCCCATCCTGTAGATGTGACCCCCTCTGTCAGCCCCATACAAAAAAGTGGCGATGCTCGTGGGAGCCCGCAGTCCCGGGGGAAAGCCCTGAGCCACGCGGGACACTGACGGCTGCTCTTTCCTTGCCAAAGGTCCAACAGGGCGGCCCAGCACGAGGTGGAGAGGGATCTGGCCAACAAGCAGACAGCCTACCGCATCGACGACAAGTGCCACCACCTGAGGAACACCTCCGACGGCATCAGCTACCACCGCGGGGTGGAGCGGGTCGATGCCACGTGAGTGCACTCCAGCACCAGGCTGCGGGTCCCAGGGGTGTGGTGGCACTCCTGGGATGGTAGTGGCTGTCCTGGCATGGTGATGGCACTCCTGGCATGGTGGTGGCTGTCCTGGCACGGCACTGGCTGTTCTGGCACAGCActggctgtccccatcccctgtgCCTTGGCGTGCCATATCCAGCCCAGCCCTCTGTACTGGGTGGCTCAAAGAACAAGgtttagagagaaaaagcagaatgaagTGCGTCCCACCTAATTAAACATTAGATCAGGGTGCAGAGATCAGCCTGAAAACGAATTCAGCTCAGCACTGCGACGCACCTCGTTAGGTCCGTGCACATGTCCAAGGCTGTGTCGGTGCTTCCCAGGTGCTCTTCATTGACGGAAAgtctgggggctgctggcagaggggctggcagggagcccAGGTGGCACAGAAGATAAAGGAGTAGAGAGCATGGTCCTGGGACAGAGTTCAGATGCTTTTGGGTGCCAGGAATTCAGCTTTGGCTCTGCAATAAATGAACGATGACCTAAAGCAGCACTCGCAGAGATATGCTGCGAGTGGCAAAGGGCTCGGGGGATAAATCTGCTGTGCACACAGACACATGCAGTTgttggggggggacacacatgGATTGATTCGTTTTTTTCTGGTGCTTGAATAATTCTTCACAACAGAGCTCAGACATATTTAGACAGGCAAGTGAATTGCAAAGGATTGATGCTGAAATTCAGAGGGGGTAAAATGTGCAGAGGATCAGCATGTTTTAAATGGAGCTTATGTGGTATTTGAGGCTTTTGTTGACCTTGTTCTGGACTGCTGCACAGGCGTGAACTCCATCCCGAGTGCACAGACAGGGAATCGAGTATTATCTAATGCTCATTCAGTTTTGTATGAAATTGAGATAAGTTACGAGCAAAATGAGTCAGTGCAGTCTGTGTGTTGTCACAGAGCTGTGAATCACTTGGCACTTTAATGCCATTAACATGTAAATACGAGGGCTgattaaaatctcattttttctaTGGGAATCTACTGTTTGTGTGAGCCTTCCTAATTATTGCAGAGTTGTCATGGACATGTCAGTATTTGATAACCTTTATGGGATGAATGGCGTCCAGATGTTTAACTTTCATGTGGCCAAAGAGCATGGATCCCTGGGAGGCTGTGTTTAACCCGACCTGGTGCCTGCCCAtgggcagctccagcagcacggGGCCACCGGGGGCCTCCCCTTTCCTCCCGCAGCATCTCAGTGCCAGATTCCTGGGCCAAGTTTACGGACGACAACATCCTGCGCTCCCAGAGCGAGCGGGCGGCCTCTGCCAAGCTGCGGGATGAGATCGAGAATTTGCTGGTGGTAACGGCCAACGAGATGTGGAATCAGTTCAACAGCGCGAACGTCGCCTTCACCAACCGCATCGCCGAGACAGCCGACGCCAAGAGCAAGATTCAGACCCACCTGGCCAAGGTGCCCTCAGCCCTTCCCTTCTGGTGTAAAATGATCTCTTCTCAGTGGTGTCTCCCAAGCAAAAACCTCCATGCAGACCTGGCCCAGGTCCAGGGCAATGGGAAACGATGCTGTTATTTGAGAATGCACTTTTGAATTTATGcacctgtttctttttcatgccAGACACTGCAGGAAATCTTCCAGATCGAGATGAGCATCGAAGCCATCCGAAAAGCCATTAGGGACAAAGTGCCTCCGCTAAAAGTCGCTCAGACCCGGCTGGACGAGCGCACGCGGAGGCCCCACGTGGAGCTGTGCCGGGACAGCGCCCAGCTGCGGTAAGGCCGGAgcgtggggctggcagcacccacGAGGAGTCACCAGTGGTAGCCCTCAGGAGCATCACTGGGTGACAAAACTGACCGGggtctatttttttctatatagtCCTTGTTTAAATGCATATAGCAGAAAGCACTGAGCAAGCATCCCTGGTGCTGGGAGAGCTTTGCACCCATGGAGGAGGCTCTTGTGCCATGGCCACACCATGGCCAGGTACAGCCTGATGCTGCCCCATGAGGGGCTGAATTGATCTGAATTGATCCCACTTGGATCAATGTCCTCCTCCCCATGGTTGGATGTGCCCTGTTTGGAAGAATAAGCCTCTTGCTCCCCCATAGTATCACCCTGAGAGcactcagctccttcccctgggGTACCAGTAAGAAAGGTGCAACACAGGGAGAAGCAGGTAGCAGCAAGGACTGTCCTCACCTGCCCTGGGGacagtggaaaacaaaaactctcGAGTGCAGGATCGCGGGAGGCTCCTGGAAGACTGGGGCAGGCTGCGCAACTGCTTCTTGGCATTCCTTCAAGGTCTTATCTGCCCCGTCAGCAGGAGAGGCTTGGCCAGGGCTTCCTTCcgtgcctcctcctcctccttctcccttcaGCCTTCCAAGGTTACCAAGCACTCTGAGAGGAAGGCAGGCCAAAACCAGCAGCTTCCCCAAGAGGCAGAAGCGAGGATGTTTCACAGATAAGGGATTTGTCTCCCTGGCCCCTGGCGGTgaccttgctgctgctgtaggcacagaaggaaaaacaaacctaaGCTGGCCAGTTTACTGGGCGGGAGCTGGTGGGTTTGTGAATCTGGAGGGGTCTTCCCCTTTctcagagaaaggaagaaaacctgGGGAGAGCTCAGCCACATCCTACTTTGTGTCTTACCCATCCTGATGCcacctctgctctcctctcatTAGCATCACCCCGATGCTGTCTCTGCCTGGAGGAGAAGCCGGGCACCCAAGGGTGTCCTGAGCAGCCACCCCCATGCAGCAAGGAGGGGGCTGAGCTCCCTGCCTGGGCCGCCCCTTGGCCTGATCCAAAGGGAAATctttgaaaagcaattttaagcTTTCTCAGAACACCCAGCTCTTGACCCTCTTTAACATCTCacttgctgttattttttttcctttttatttatttttttattttttttaatttttttctgtcttccactAGTTTCACATTCACTTTTAGCCTCTCGCAactctcctctgctgctggctgtatGTCTTTGGGTGTGGGGAGGACCCTTGCCCAAGGAAATCCAGGAGGGTGAACAGACAAAGCCACAAACCCGAAGGGGAACAGGAAACCACTGGGGCTCCCTGCCCTGgtgcagcctcctgccctcAGCTTTCACGCGGAGGAGCAGCCCAGCCCTCAGCTTTCATGCACGGCTGCCAGAAAATAGGGTCGAGTTAACCTGACCTCACCGAAGGGGGAAATCCTTCTGCCTCCATGCTCATGAGGTTTCTTGCTGTTCCCCAGCCTTGTCAATGAGGTCCGCGAACTCGATGAGACGAtccagagcctgcagcagcgCCTGAGGGATGCCGAGGACACGCTGCAGACGTTGGTCCGGTCCAAGGCAGTCCTGGAGCACGACCTGGCTGTCAAAGCCAACTCTCTCTTCATTGACCAGGAGAAGTGCATGGGGATGCGCAAGAGCTTCCCCTGCACGGCGCGGCTGGTGGGGTACGTCTAggctgggctcagccccgctccccctgcCTGTTGTGGGATGTCTTCTCAGTTCTGCTACGATACCTTGAATATCCACGGTCAGACTTCCCGATGGAAGCCCTGAGTAGGAATTAAATGCTCACTTTGTGTCTTACACCGtctgctgttcttttttctccttccactgCTTATTCAGAGCATCGGTAGATGAAAATATCCCGTGTGCACCAAGAGCAACCTCCCCCCACCTTCCCCCCCAAGGGATTCACCCTTCCCTTTCAGTCAAtgattttaggagaaaaaaaacctgCCCGGTCTTCCTCCTTTTGAGTCTGTCTGTGGAAAAAGCACAAGGGGAAGTAACGGCAGTTGTCAGAGTAATTAGGTGTTGACAtccataatgtatttttaacagtgcGGCAGAAACACAAGCTATCCTGAGAAGCGCTGCAGTATCTTCCACTCATAAACAGGAAGACTTGCATTTTAAGCTGGTTTCTGACGataattctctttcttttaaaaaatctaagTGTCTTCTAATATAACAgcatggggaaggaaaaaaaggaaaaagtaaaacaaggaaGTATCTTTGACCTGTTAATTGATGAAAATGCAgtggttttagttttgttgtaTGAATTGGTTCTTAATGTAAACTcttgggtttggtttgttggtgGAGACACCAAAATCACAAGTTCTGCACCTTAGACCCCATAAAACCCAAAGGGGATCAGGAGGGAAGGCACAGCTGGGTGATGTTAATTGCATCcgtgcctgattttttttttttattattttcttaaaggaaaatttTTGGAAGAGTTTGCTTATCATTCTATTTACTCCAGCTTTAGTGTCGTGTCTCATTTCAGTCTGTTCACCCTCCCAAATAATTGTCTGCAGGAGCGGGCCATGCCCGTGCACTGCCCTATTTAACTCTCACCATACCTGCTGGAGACGTGCAGGGGGCTTTGGATGGGAGAAGCTGAAATAAGGCATAACAGAGGCCATAAATGCTTCAAACTGCAGGAAACCATTCAACCTCTTCCCAACTCCTCATCCCCTTCTAAAAAAAACCAGCCCAATTTCTTCGGGCAGAAATGAAGGCTTCAGTTCCACCCTCAGCTTTGAGGCCGCCTGTGTCCCTAGGGACAGGCGTTGGGGCCGATGGGGAGCAAGGAGCCACGGGGCCCTTGTTGGCTCCATGTCAGCAGATGGGAAATTAATCATCTCTCCCAAGTGCTGACATGAAGCTGTCATGATCATTAAACACCATGAGCAGCAAGGTCGCCAGCCAAGAGTTTCTTCACTGGCACATTTGGCAGCGTGGACAGAGAAAAGGGTTTTTGTCCAGCCTTTTTGGAGCACCGAGGGAAGTCCCTTGGCACAGTGATCATGCAGGGATGTCCCTTTGGGGCTTTATTGtatgaaaaggaaatcaaacAGAGGCCCCAAGAACGAGGACAGAGGCAGATGGTGGTGTTTGTGCTGGGGCTCCCTCATAGCCTTGGTCACGTCCCAGGAGCTTCAAAGCCCATCGCTGGGGTTCGTGGGTCCCTGCTGCGCCTGCACCCATTCAGCATCCATTATCTGTAGCCCTTCAGCAGATGAACCTTCTCAGTTCAGTCTCTGCAGGGTTATTTTGGGGGCTGCGACCCAGCAGCCTCTCTCTTTGATGTGCACCAGGTGCGTTAAATAACTGCCCTGCCTTCCTGCATCTGATGTGTGAGGTGCCTTTGCTGTCGTACCATTAAATGATTTGCTCTCATAATTCACTTTTAGATAGTACTATCCTTCCTGtctgtccctgctgcctttcagcaTTGATttgatgtttcctttctttaaatgcCTTCATTCTGAAGAGCAGCGCGCCTActtttattgctgtttattACCATTTTATTGCTTGCTTATCAGCCAAGTTGCTGAGGAAGATGATTTGCGTAAATTCCTTTGTATCCCACAGCCATATTCCCACCCTCCCTCCTGCATCATCCCAATAAACCCTGCAGAACTGGATTTGTAAACTGTTTGCTGTCtggagcacagaaaataaatgaataaaaccaTGACAACACTGCTTCATGCAAGCTAAGCATCATGCCCGCCCCAGACCCAGTGATGAGTCAAGGCCAGTCTATCAAAATGTTGTTCAAAGGGAGACCTGGGCAGTTTAGCTgcctaagaaaagaaaaggaaaatcagtgAATGTCTGATATGAATTTGGGTGAAAGGAAAGTTTGCCAAAAAAGCATGCCAGCAGTATATTGCACAACTAGTGTAGATATGCTCTACACAACTCCCAAAACAGCATCAGCATTCCAAAAAACCCAACTCATCattatcatgaaaaaaaagaagaaaaaaaaaaagagagagagaaaacttgagctaaacatttaaagaaacttGGGCAATGTCGGAGCAAAGACATGGCTGTGCTGGTTCAGACCACCGTCCAACGAGTCCCAAATTCAATCTCTGACAGAGCCAAGGGGAGATGCTCAGATGAAAGGACCAGAAGAAGGCAAGCGCCTGTGAGACTTTCCCAGCCGACTTTCCCAGCTTCCAGCAATTAGTATTTGAAGGACTTCCTGAGCTGCCAGTGCTGTCCTTGAATTTAATAGCCCCCAACGGATTTGTTTCACATGATCTCGTTCCAGTTGTTCTTCGAGCCCCTGAAGACTTTCGGCATCTGCTGGGTCcctcagcagggagctgcagggcatgGAGCAGCCTGCTCAGAGCATCGGTGGCCAGTCCTATGGAAATCCCTGAAAAAGGGATCAAACCCAGAACTGCTGAAGCCAAGAGGACAAAACTCAATAACCTGGGCAAAAAGGTGGCTTGAAACTGCTTTAGATGTAGGTTCAATACAGGAGCTCGCAGCAGGTTAGCTCCTTTTACGTGCTGTCAGCATGCCAGGGAGCACAAATCACAGTTTCTCAAAGTGTCTGAGTATGTTCTGACACACAGGCATGTCCCAGCTGGGAAGCACAGTTGGTTTTTTGGCTTTTAGGAGCTAGTGGGTGTATTTTGGTTTCATTGAGGCCAATGGGGATTTTCTCCAGTGATTTCAGCCTGCCTCTATCAGTGATGACAACTGGCTTGGAGCTGAAAGAGAAAGTTGGATAAAATTTTTTCAGGGGCATGAATGTAGAGTTGACaggactgaaatattttacaaattctTCTTGGTTTGGTGGAAAACAAATGGCAGGAAGAGTAAGTAAATGTCTCCAAAATCTATTAGACCTCTTATTTTAGAAGCTTGCTACATTGAAATGCCTGTGTCTTCccttccatttccttcctttttttttttttttttttctccttgaaatgGCATTTCAAATAGCTCTTCCATTATGTGATTGTCCATATTATGATGCATCTGTGCTTATTGCTCTCTTTATTGCCCCACTTGCACAGTTGTTTGAAAACAGGATTGTTTTCCTAATCCCAGCCCTGCATGAGTCCCAGGCTCAGTGACGGCAGTGCAGATTTCTGTCccttcacctttgcattcaGAATCTTCCATTGTTCATGGTCTTCATCACAGGGCAGGGAACAGGAAGCCACTCCCTAAAATTGTGATGATGGAGCAAAGTCCTGGGGTTAAACGTGTTCACCCACAAGAGAGGAGATACAGAAAAAATCTAGTCTTTTGGTGTAGTTTGGAAAGGCTTGGTTTAGGAGCAGTTTAGTCCACCTGGCCTGGGGCCAAGAGCAGGAACGGGATGGTGTACGAGTACGCTGGACCGATGGTGGCAGAGCCTGTGATGTGCTGCTTCAGGTGATGCCACAAACACAGTTCAGTGAGGCTTAAACCCTGCCAAGCCTCAAAGCCCATTGCTGCCTTGCTAAAGTAGCATTTGAGCCTCTTAATGTTACAGGAAGCACAAGTGCTCTCCTAACTTCTCGTTGCTGTATTCTAGAAACTGAAGCTGAAGCATCGTAACGGTTTTAAATGATCCCATGGCAAAGGTTCAGATTTTTCACCCAGTGTTTACGCAATCCTTTAACCTTACATCTTTCCCAGCACTGCCTGTGGCAAGTCTTGCTTGtacacaaaacatttctgaaattgaTTCCAGCTCCTGCTTTCATttaggcagcagccagcacaagcCACACTCGTACAGACGAGCAGGACAGGCCCCTTGGTGGGGAGCACGGTGCAACTCCCCATCCTGCACGGGGCTGGAAGGTGACGCCATCTCCAACAAAACCCCAAAGAGCTCCCTTGTGAATGTcatccctcccacccctcctgcctgacagcagccagctggTGCCTCAGTTtgaggaaggagcagaggagctTTGCCTCCAGTGTCCCACTGTGAGCTCTGCCTGGTCCTCAGCCTCCTGAGCTGCCGCGACAGCAAACTttcaggtggtgttttttggaAGCCCTGCTCCGTTGGGATGATGCACCTTTCCAAGGTCTGAGGAGCACTGGGTCAATGTATTCTTCTCTCCGGGCTTCCTCCACAGATTCTAATCTGCAACTCACAGCCAAAATTGGCTTCGTTACCCTTAGGCTGCTCTTTTCCCTGACTCGAGTTTCAGCTGTTTGTCCTGTGCTTTTGGCACTGTTTTCAGAAGTGAGGCTGAGCTGCTCGTGCTCTACCACACTCACGGAGGAGCTTGGGTGCAGCGTGCAACCCCAGCTGCTTTTCACCATTGTGCCTCTTTTGCTGCGTTTTTGGGGTCAGAAAATTTACCCGGAGGCAGAGGAGCCGAGATCTCAGACCCACAAACCCAAACCAGAAGACTGTCAGGCTGTCTCACAACAGACTAACTCATGGTCCTTGGGGACGAGCCCCTTCTCACGCTGTGTTTGCGCAGCCCCAAGCACGGTGGCTCCTTCTGCTCTGCAAGCAGCCTCCGCGCCCAGCCCACGGCAGCAGGGCGGCTCGAAATAGCCTCATTAGCGAGGAATGTCCCGATGGCGCTCCAGATGTTGCAGTCCTGCGGGGCTCGCAGCCGCCAATGGCCCTGGCTCCGCTGTCGCGTGCAGCACCCTGCCCGGCGTGCAGCAGCATCACGCagcatggggacatgggggggggaaTTTTTCAGTGGAAAGGGCAAATCTCATCCTTCAAAAGCAGGCTGGGCAAACCTTCCTCTGCGCTGTTCAGAGCCCACGCTGCTGGAGCTTGGCTCAGTGGCATCGTGGTGGGGATAAAGCAGGGGTTGGAGCACGGTGTGAGGCTGGGGgcccctctccagcccctgACCCACCTCCCCCAGTCGCCTCCCCTGGGCGCTCCCAGTTCCCTCTCGCTGGCCAATGCGTGCAGTGGGACCGCTCGCAGGAGCGCAGCGGAGCCAAAGCCCGTGCTGCAGGGAACACGCCTGTGCTTGCCAGGAGGAGGGAGCCAAGCACGctcctctccccctttctcCCAAGATTTACGGTTCTGGTGGCTGAATGCCGAATTCTCTCATCTCTGCAGCAAAGCAGGACTGGTTTGGAGGCGGTGGGTGAGGAAGGGAGAGGTGaaggggaggctggggcagtTCTCAGGATTCATTTGGGGTCTGTGGGGGTGTGAGTGCAATGATTGTATCAACAGATTGTCTGTGGTTGAAAAATGAGCGAAGGCGGCTGTACAGAGCGCAACCACCCCTTCCTCTGAGCACCTCAGATCCCCAGGTTTTGTGAAAATCAGTTCCGCAGGACTTGGCTTTCAGGTGCTAACCCCCCAAATCAACTGCTATGGCAGGGACATATCACACAGGGGTTGCTTTCCTGGACACAGCCCCCGTGTGTAAGTCAGAGCCAAACCCCCCTTGAACCCGGCACTTCCAGccgccccttccccagccctggccctgTCCCACGGCTCCCTGTGCTGGGTGAGGGGGGAAAACCCACGGCTGCCGGCACCGCATCAGCAGCCCGGGGAGCACCCAGCCACAGCCTCGCAGCTGCTCCGAGACACACGGACACGGCCGGACAGACACAGCCGGACAGACAGACGGCGCCGCGCTGAGGCTttgggcacagccccagggaagGGCAACCTCCTCCCCCCGGATC is a genomic window of Anas acuta chromosome 18, bAnaAcu1.1, whole genome shotgun sequence containing:
- the TEKT3 gene encoding tektin-3, which translates into the protein MELVGSPLTATHAHPRSTPTNFLPAISTMASSYKNRFPYYPLPQSFSLPWAPSAYYRTAAINPTLAPFSGSAQGLTPSKTLPFVSNRTSLFTRYSPDDWYRSNLTNYRESETSRHNSENLRVDTSRLIQDKYQQTKKTQTESTKNLGERVNDIDFWKSELCHELDEMIGETNALSDMKRRLERALAETEAPLQVAQECLLHREKRMGIDLVHDNVEKELFTEVDVIRSCQERMQRFLDRAKAQLASNRAAQHEVERDLANKQTAYRIDDKCHHLRNTSDGISYHRGVERVDATISVPDSWAKFTDDNILRSQSERAASAKLRDEIENLLVVTANEMWNQFNSANVAFTNRIAETADAKSKIQTHLAKTLQEIFQIEMSIEAIRKAIRDKVPPLKVAQTRLDERTRRPHVELCRDSAQLRLVNEVRELDETIQSLQQRLRDAEDTLQTLVRSKAVLEHDLAVKANSLFIDQEKCMGMRKSFPCTARLVGYV